The Asticcacaulis sp. EMRT-3 region ATCTATCTGTGTCATCATGATGCCGATCACGCTATGGGGCTGATTCTCAACCAGCCGATCAGTGGCCTGAATTTTGCGCGCATGATGCAGGAACTGGGGCTGAAGGCCGAGGATCGTCAGGCCGGGGAACTGGCCGACATGAAGATTTACCGCGGCGGCCCGGTGCAGAATGATCGCGGCTTCGTGCTGCACAGCCTCGATTATCAGCTCGACGACATCACTGTTGATCTCGGCGGGCCAGAAGTCACTACGCGCGGCGGCGAAATGCGCGGATTGGGCCTGACCGTTTCGCGCGATATTCTGGTTGATCTGTCAAGCGGTTCCGGCCCGGCCCGCACCCTGATCGCACTCGGCTATGCCGGTTGGGGGCCGGGGCAGCTCGAAGAGGAAATCAGCGGCAATGCCTGGCTGATCGTTCCGGCGCAGGAAGAGCTGATCTTTATGCGCGATCCCGATCAGATGTGGTCGGCCGCCGTGGCCAGCCTCGGCATCACGCCGGGCCATTTGTCAGGCGCGGCGGGTAATGCCTGAAGCGTCCGCCTGTGCCAGGGACGCCACCAGAAAGGCTTCGGCGTCCTGAGCCTTGAGCGCCCTGGCAAAGCCATAGCCCTGCCCCAGTCCGCAGCCCAGGCCGTAGAGCTGGCTGGCCAGCGCCATATCCTCAACACCCTCGGCCACCACATCGAGCCCCAGATCGCGGCCAAGTGTCAGGATGGCGCGCACGATCTTCTCCGACGATTCTTCTTTGCCCAAAGTCGAGACGAACGAACGGTCGATCTTCAGCGTGTCGAAAGGCAGCTTGGCCAGATAGCTCAGCGACGAAAAGCCCGTGCCGAAATCATCGAGCGCAATGCCCGCGCCCGCATCGCGCAAGTCTTCCAGCACACGCGCCGAAGCCGCCGGATCGCGCATCACATCGCTTTCGGTCACCTCCAGCTTCAGGGCCTTGACCGGCAGGTCATGCTCGCGGATCAGACGCGATACATCTTCCACCAGATGCAGGCGTTCGATTTCCGGTGCCGACAGATTGACGCTGATGAAAAAACCTTCCGGCAGCCTGTAGCTCTTCAGCCACTTGCCGAGCGTCATCACCGTGGCGTTCATGATGATGGTGCCGAGATCGGTCATCATGCCCAGGTCGCGCGTGGCGCTTAAGAAATTGTCGGGCGGAATGACGCCGCGCTTGGGATGCACCCAGCGCGCCAGCGCCTCGAACCCGGCGATCACCCCGGTTTCGAGATCGACGATCGGCTGATACCAGGCGTGAATTTCGCCGCTGATAAAGGCTTTGCGCAGTTCGGCTTCCAGCGCCAGCCGCGTCAGGCCATCGCTTTCGAGATCGCGCTTATAGGCCGCCACACCGCCCGCCCCCCGCGATTTCGCCACTTCAACGGCCATTTCGGCGCGACGCAGCAGTTCGCCGCCGTCAAGCGCCGCCTCGCCGCCCTCCACCGCCACCGCGCCCATCGAAAAGGTGGGGTGAATATCGAAACCGGCCACCGAAATCGTCCGTTCGAGCGCATTGCGCATCCGTTCCGACACACGCGGAAAACCGCGCTGGGTCAGCACCGCAAACTCATCCTCACCAAGCCGCGCCAGCACAGCACAGCCGGGAAAAGCATCGCGCAGGCGCTGCGCCAGCAGGCTCAGCACCAGATCGGCGCGTTCATGGCCCAGTGCCTCGTTCAGCCGGCGGAAACGATTGAGATCGCACACGACGAAATCATAATCGCCGGGACGCGCCAGCAGGGTGCGGACGGCGGGCAGAAACCCACTCCGACTATAAAGGCCGGTCAGCGAATCGATATGGCTGTCTTCGAGATCCAGACCCGCACCGGGCTGGCCGCCGCCGTTTGACGCCGCATGGCGCATGTCGCGACTCAGATCGGTCAGTGTGCCCAGCGCCAGACCGCGCGCCACGCGCCGTCCCTTGAGATAGACCAGCCGCCGGTCTTTCAGACGCAGCAGGCACTGCACATCGTCATCGCCCGGCAGGTCGATCGAGGTCAGCACATCAAGGGCGCGCAGCACCGTATCGAGCCGCTCAGCCTCACCGCCCGCCAGCAAAGGTGCCAGGGTTTCCAGCGTCATGACATCGTGAAACGGTGTCAGGCCCAGGCTCTGTGCGTCGCCGCGAAATTCAAACTGGCCGAGCGAAAGATCATAGGCCCATAACAGGCTGCCTGCGGCGGACAGCGCCTCATACAGTAAGGCAGATGAAGCTTCCGGCGAATCCGGCAGGACATGCCGCGTCCTCATACTTCTGTTCATCGTCATGGCACCCTCGCCGGATCGCCCCTGCGCGCCCTCTCTCATCCAATCTAACAGACTGCTACCTGACATCAAGCTACCCGACCCTGAACCATGCCGCCCGCGCGGGGCTCCATTCGGGCTTAACCATAACAGGTTTAATTTTTCATAAGCGCCGTACGATTTTTGCCGCAATGCACACTTCGTCTTTTTGATGTATTTGTGCCTTATTGCGCTCGCCTCTCCTTATGTTGCAGTGCGCAAATATTTGAATTTTTTGACATTTATTTAAAAAAAAGCGCTTCCAACCACCCGGCCAGGGGGCAGGCAAGCACTTGAAATAACGTGATAAATTTGCATCAAACCGTTGCCAAATGACATAGGGGGCCTTTGCGCACCCACAAAAAAAGGTACATTAGGCTCAGGTCTTATCACCAATGAGATGAATTCCTCCGAAACGCCGACAGTTCAACTGAGCGGCGAAAATCACCAAACTGGGAAAATAACCATGAAAAAGACGCTTCTTGTCGCCGCTGTCGCCATCAGCGCCCTCTTCGCCGGCGGAGCCGCTATGGCTCAGGACGCCGCAGGTTCGCTGAGCTATAATCTCGCCGTCACCAGCAACTATGTCTGGCGCGGCGTATCGCAAACCAACGACAAGGCCGCCATTCAGGGCGGTATCGACTATTCGAAGGGCCTCTTCTACGCTGGTGCGTGGGCCTCGAACGTCGATTTCTCGGATGGTGCGGGCAACAAGGCCAATACCGAACTCGACCTCTATCTCGGCCTCACGCCCTCGCTCGGCAACTACCATTTCGATTTCGGCGCGATTGCCTACACCTATCCCGGCGCGGATAAGGGCGGTGATTTCAACGTCGGCGAACTGAAGGCCGCCGTCAGCCACCCGATGGGCAAGGGCACAATCGGCGCGGTCATGTACCTGCCGACCAAGTCGCTCGAAGACCCCTATTACGAAGTGAACGCCTCCTACCCGCTGACCGACAAGTGGTCGGTTTCGGGCGCGCTCGGCAATTATGAATCGGCTGGCTACACCACGCAGAACTTCGGCGTGACCTATGCCATCAACGACAAGCTGGGCCTCGACCTGCGCTGGTCGGACGCCGAAAAGATGCCGTCCACCTTCGCCGCGACCCTGAAGGCGACCTTCTAAGACGCCTGAAGAGCTGATATTGAAGGGCCGCAAGTCTGAAAAGGCTTGCGGCCCTTTTTCTTTCGGCCCTT contains the following coding sequences:
- a CDS encoding YqgE/AlgH family protein, whose product is MNTPPPSSSAFPGVAIAGQDGHVSYQGQLLIAMPGLSAPPFDHSVIYLCHHDADHAMGLILNQPISGLNFARMMQELGLKAEDRQAGELADMKIYRGGPVQNDRGFVLHSLDYQLDDITVDLGGPEVTTRGGEMRGLGLTVSRDILVDLSSGSGPARTLIALGYAGWGPGQLEEEISGNAWLIVPAQEELIFMRDPDQMWSAAVASLGITPGHLSGAAGNA
- a CDS encoding bifunctional diguanylate cyclase/phosphodiesterase — translated: MNRSMRTRHVLPDSPEASSALLYEALSAAGSLLWAYDLSLGQFEFRGDAQSLGLTPFHDVMTLETLAPLLAGGEAERLDTVLRALDVLTSIDLPGDDDVQCLLRLKDRRLVYLKGRRVARGLALGTLTDLSRDMRHAASNGGGQPGAGLDLEDSHIDSLTGLYSRSGFLPAVRTLLARPGDYDFVVCDLNRFRRLNEALGHERADLVLSLLAQRLRDAFPGCAVLARLGEDEFAVLTQRGFPRVSERMRNALERTISVAGFDIHPTFSMGAVAVEGGEAALDGGELLRRAEMAVEVAKSRGAGGVAAYKRDLESDGLTRLALEAELRKAFISGEIHAWYQPIVDLETGVIAGFEALARWVHPKRGVIPPDNFLSATRDLGMMTDLGTIIMNATVMTLGKWLKSYRLPEGFFISVNLSAPEIERLHLVEDVSRLIREHDLPVKALKLEVTESDVMRDPAASARVLEDLRDAGAGIALDDFGTGFSSLSYLAKLPFDTLKIDRSFVSTLGKEESSEKIVRAILTLGRDLGLDVVAEGVEDMALASQLYGLGCGLGQGYGFARALKAQDAEAFLVASLAQADASGITRRA
- a CDS encoding TorF family putative porin — encoded protein: MKKTLLVAAVAISALFAGGAAMAQDAAGSLSYNLAVTSNYVWRGVSQTNDKAAIQGGIDYSKGLFYAGAWASNVDFSDGAGNKANTELDLYLGLTPSLGNYHFDFGAIAYTYPGADKGGDFNVGELKAAVSHPMGKGTIGAVMYLPTKSLEDPYYEVNASYPLTDKWSVSGALGNYESAGYTTQNFGVTYAINDKLGLDLRWSDAEKMPSTFAATLKATF